In Gracilinanus agilis isolate LMUSP501 chromosome 1, AgileGrace, whole genome shotgun sequence, the sequence gaaaaaataCTCATTCTTCCACAtaaaaaaaccaaatctttaataaGCAACactacaaagtttttttttttaaaagaaaatgacaagtaGCTGAAGGTAGAAAAATACACTTTGTTCTTAAAATTGAAGACATTTCAGACTaagttttctattcctttttaataACTGATATTTTCTGAACTGGGCAATGTAGGTGGATACAAAAGGATTCTCTACTTTGGCCAACTGAACCAATTACCAAATGAACCAAGTAAATCAATAGCTAGCAGTATATTCAAGGtttgatttttaggattcatGTAATGAAGACAATAGTTTGCTCAGTAATACTTGGCAATAATGCATTTTGTAGGTGCCAAAACCAGGTCCATTGCATTTGTCGTCATAGTGTATCATATTCCTCTTTCTTGAGTCTTTTCCCTAGACCTAAAAAACCTGCCACATGTTGTGTACCAGAAAAGCTGTTTGCATCCCACAGTGTATAAAAAATACTAGCACAGGTAAAACAAACCACAACTACCAAAAATACACAATTTCTGtccaatataaatattttccaaagggaaaaaaagtattttttcacataattCATTCAAATAAAAACCCTTTATGTCAACCGATTTCACtccaatatatagtatatatcataCATGAATGTATGTATCTCAAAACAGTACTTCCATTGACCAGTAAGTGGTGCTGATCTAACAAGAATCATGACATCAACAGCCTTTGCTTTCCCTTTCTGCTgtagtgtttaaaaaatattttacacatatgtatttatacaaaAATTTCTTTGTGCGAAGTTCTCCTCTCACAGAATAAAATGTTGGATGTCTTCTCCCccccaataaaataaatttcatataaaatttaactCAAACATTAGGAAATCTTTAAAATTAGCTAATATGTAAACACGTTCCTGGAAGAATAAAGGGAAATGACCATAAAAATTAGGGAGTTAGGATTTGCAAGGTAACATTGGTCTCTTGTGTTAAAAAGCAGTAAGTTCTATATGACctgcaaaaaaacaacaacaaaaagtgtgTGTATTATATAAACATGTTTTTGCACACAGACACATGTAAAAGCCTGTCtgtttatacatgtatttgtatatgtacatcTACACCAATATCTGTGTAgatgtacatatacaaatacatttgcacatacatatgcacacacatatactcaAACAtgtttacatacatacacatttaacatatatttatatacattctgAAGGCTGTTCCAGAACTATTTGTAGAAATCGAGCAATGGAAGGATTACTGGGAGAAGAGCATGCCTTCCCCTAAGAAGACTACTTCATAAGATCACAGTCATTTGAATCTATAAATTCTGATTTATAACTTTGTCATGCACACATCCACGTGCACATATATagacatgcatacacacatacacatgtgtgtaattttatatataggcatatacatatacagacgcccatatagaaatatatctgtgtgtatgtatgtgtatgtttcaTATCTATGTCCAGAAATTAAATATTCAAATGATTGAACTATAAAAAAACCACCTTGGGAAGCCACACACTTATCCTAAAACACTGACGTTGCTACAGACATTTTTGGAATTGCCTTTAGATGTTGGGAAAAAACCAAGTCTCCTTACGCCATaggttctctcttctttcttttctttctggttAATGTGCCTCATGACTTCTGAATGTTTCTAAAAATCAAGTCCTTTATTCAAAATAGGGGGCGCTCCAGCATCTTTAAAGTAATGGTAGCATCTTTGGATGACAGTCGCCACCTGCTTGGGGTCCCTACTTTGACCATTTTTACTGGGATGTAATTAATTAGACCGATTTATTCAAACAGCAAAGAtaacaagttttatttttctcttgccGTGCCTTTAAAGTCAGATAGCTTTGTAAAACTCTCAGCCTCATTCCTTATAGTTAAGCCTTGTAAGGTAATGTTAATGCCCATATGCACAGACCATTACACTTGTCAAGGCTACCTGTAAAGAAGGAGAGGGGATTTGCCCATGTGTAGTGGCCATCTTTGGCTGCTGGTAAACGATATCCTTATTTAATTTGAGAAGTTGTACatattttaaatctctttcttttctaattcaacAACTTCATTTCAAAGATAATTCAATAACACaacttcatattttaaaagttctagaTAAGGCTTTTATTGCCATTTGGACATGATAAAACTTGATTTGCAAATGGGCTGGTTTTTACATATaagtattaatataaatataatttatatgcaTTTGCAAAGTCATTATAATTACAGAACACTTCTATTTTCCAACCTATACCTTTGAAAGAACCGTgcaaaactggaaaaggaaatggaataaagacaaaaaagaaaatatacaattggctttctccttatttttaaatGGGAATAGCTGTTTTCTGTGTTATTTCTCCCTCAGTGTTCTTGTATGTGACCATTATGCATATAATCAATGAGATCATTCTCTTAAAGTTCTTTTTCCTTCCACCTGTGAAGTTTGTAAAATATAGGTCCTTTGTCCTGGGTGTGTGTGTGGTTCTAGTCATTTCTGTCCTTTCAGATGACACACACAATCGAGAACACAACGGAACACTAAAGTGTGATCACTGTTCCGTCCTCCTCAATTCCTCCCCGAGGAATGACCAGACTCTGCCGTGGATCTGATTTTATGGTACTGAGTAGTTTGTTGATAGCGTCTTTGTTTTCTCGACTGGAGTTGTTAAGTGTAAGATCCCGCGGTAGTCTATGGCTAAAGTTGGTGCCATTGACCCGTGAGAGGCTACCAGAAGGCAAACTTGGTGTTTTGGAAATATGCTGGGGCTCCAGGGCTCCTTCGATGACGATGTCGGTCTCTTCGTCACTCTCCATTTCATCAGGGTGGAAGTTCTGTAGGACGTGAGAGGAAGGCAAGCTATGGTGACTGGCTGTACTGTCTGTTGACTGACCTGAGCTACCAGACATCCGGCTGCTACGGATAATATTGTTCCTTTGGTTGGCTGGTTTAACGGTGATAATGAGATTATGGCTGTTGGCGATCATCATATCTGTGACCTGGTCAAGGGTCTTGCCGGCCACTTCAATCCCGTTCACTTCTAAGACTTCATCGTTTACAGCCAGCAGCCCGGTGCTCTCGGCGAGGCCGCCAGGGACCATGCGGGAAATGAAGATGCCCGGAACTTTCTCCAGCCCGTGGGGCGTCACCCGCACACTGGTCCCATCACGAATATAGAAGCCAAGCGGTTTCTCGCAGCCGTGTCGATACAGCCGGACTCTCCTGTGGGTTTCAGGAAGGATGTCCACATCGATGATGGAAGACACCGGCCGGAAGTCGTGGGGCATGCTGATGTTGAGGTGAGGACGCCGGCGGAGGTTATCGTTACGAAGGGTGACCAGGACCTTCTTCTTCCTGGTTAATGTGCTGGTCCCAAAGTTACAGTAGTCTACTTCTtctgaaacaataaaaaaaaattaaaattagtaatGCCCTGCCTTCCAGTAGACTGCATGATAACGACTCCTTTTTCTAGAGTGATGAAGATTTACAGATTACTTTCTCTGACACTCCGGGAAAGTAGATATTATAGTATTGTCCTGATACTTAGGAGAGATGACTTGACATAAAATTCCTATTACCTCTTCTTTTTAACTTCATGTTTTTAACAGTCTTGTTCAGAAAATTAATTCTGGGAACAGAAAAATCAAGTACTTTTTGGTGATAGAAATAGGACTGTGGATTTGAAGCTAAGCTGATCTGAATCCTGGTTCTGTTACTTAACTACGAGTGTAATCTTTGGCCAggctcctctgaaaaatgagggagctaCATCAGATATTCTCTAtggccctttctagctctaaacccaATGATCCTCTGCCCTACTTAGCAGCCCAATTCCAGACACGCAAAAATGCATTCTAATTACTAACTTATTATTTACTGCTACTCCACCTCCTTTTCTTCACCTCCTGCCAACTTCAAGGCACTGACTTTGGGGCTTTATGAAAAATCCCTACTCAGTTGTTGCTGAGCAGGCTGCCAGAAAGACCCACATTGAGTTAAATACTTTGCATACTTGCTCCTGTTGGGAGTTCTCTGTTGGTCTCTCTCAATGGCATCTGCTTTGTTTGGGTTGGTGAAACTGTTTGCCAACTGAGAAGCTTGGCTCGTtgacaatttcttcttcttccttcccccatccccaaatGCTGGcactttttctgacatttttctttctagGTGGCACAGTCCAAATCTCAACCTTAATGAGCTGTCCTGAGAAAGGAAGCATCCTTGTATACTCTACTGAACACTATCATTCCATCATTGGAAATTAACCTACTTTATTTATGACTATTTCTATAAAACTCAAATAatagattcattttattttaaatttagattaGGGGTGGGAACGGAGGCAGAAAACACTTGAGGGGAATTCGGAAGTATCATGGAGTATGGTCAGTGTATTCTTTTAAATAGCtctttattaaaaagaattaagATCATCTCTTTGGTCTAGCTCTAGCCAAAAAAGTACAGTATTTCTTTTAATCTACAAGAAACAAGAAGTTATGAACCTTCTGAAATGGCACTAGGAGCCCCAACCACACCCGCTGCTTAAACCAGCTGCTTTTCATAGGATTTACTGCCAGACGGAATACCAAAACTCAGCCAGAGAAGATTCTATAAACAAGCTAAATTCCTTAGAAAAGCAGGCAACTAGGCTCCTATAGAAACAGTTCAAACTCTTCCATTTTCAGTGTGTGAGAGTTCTTGGCTTATTATTTCCTTTGGGAACCATGGAACATTAGTTGACAGCTctggaaaggacttcaaagaCAGAATCACTTCCACTGAGGAGAGCAGCCCTTCAGGCAGCTTGGGAATGAAGCCAATGACTCATTAAGAGGGATGTGTATTGTCCCTCGGCCCAGAAGATCACCATTACTGAATATTAAAGTAAACAGAGAGGTCCTCCAACCAGTACTGGGGAACCAAAGCAGGAGGGAGGTGTTCCTGAAGCTCACACTATGGTGGACACCACTTCCTATATCCCAGATATAATAGATTTGgatctggaaagaaccttagtgatcatctagttcagccccttaggcagctggtggcacagtggatagaacacaagatctggaatcaggaagacctgacttcaaatttcaCCTTATCCTCTTTGCTGTGTGATTCCAGGCAAATCGCTTCGCCCGGTTTGCCTCTGTTCTCCGTCTGCAAAAactggagctggagaaggaaatggcaaatcactccagtatctttgccaaggaatcTTCTCCCGAcaaaatggggccacaaagagccAGATGGGACTGAGCATCGATGATGAgttcagcctcctcattttacagatgaaaaaactgagacccagaggcaGGTGGAGTGTTTTGTTCAAGGTTATAAAGGAGGGGGTACAGAACTTGACACCTCTGATACAaaatccaaagttctttccattatacctgtGATTCGTAACCTTTTGTGTCATGCACTCCTTAAGCAGGCTGGTGAATTGAATCCTAAGTACCTTGtctcagaataatatattttaaaaaatgcataaaataaaatacaaaggaaaccaattatataaaaatgagattatcaaaacatatttttttaaaacttcacagacctcaggttaagaattcctgccctACATCATGCTTCCTCTCATATCCATTATTTTTTGCCCAACTTCCACCAAGAAGGCAACTATAACAAAGGTCTCAAGCATTATTTCAAAAATTAATCTACTGAATCAGGAGGTCATGAATAGTATCAAATCTCCAAGACCTGAAGATTCATGATCATTTTTACCTCTCCTAACTTTCCAAAGATGCACAGTGTtatctacaaagtagccaattTTATAAACCCATTACACTGTAAGTTACCTTGTACTATATGTGCTTTGAATCAATGGTAATCAACCATAGGGaaccattctcttcctcttttgatgaacaaagaaaaagagtatGTGTATAAGATCCTAGCTATTGTCCaagatctcttctctctttcatggATAAATTCAAGAAAGGCTTCTAGAATTGGTGctatttacttattttctctCACTCTCATCTTTGCAGGTAGCTTCCAGCCTCATCATTCAACCAacactgctctctccaaaatcaACGATTTTCTCTCTAAATTGCCCAATCTCAtagccttttctcatttctcatactTCTTGACCTTCAGCAGCAGCTTCTCCTAGAtgctcttttctctctaggtttatGTGGGACTACTttctcctggctctcctcctacctacagatttcttctcttttgttggATTTTCATCCAGGTCATGCTGACTAATCACAGGTGTTCCCTGAGGCTCTCTCTGcctgggccctcttcttttctctctctattttactCAATGATCTCATTAACTTCAATAGATTCAATGATCATCTTTCTGCTGATGTTCTCAAACCTCTTTATCCAGCCTTAatttctctcctgacctccagtctcccATCTCAAAAAAATATCACATAGAATATCCTCAGAATTCATACCAACAATGGAATCTCTAGGTCCAAGGGCACCcgcattttaataaatttcttcgcatacttccaaattgtttaAGAATAGTTGGCccagttcacaactgcaccaatAGTGCAGCAAAAACATCAGTGTAGCCTTCTTTCCAacctttccccattccctccaATTCCATTATTATCGTTGCCAATTTATTGAGATAAAAAACCTTAAATTTGTCCATTTGCATCTTTCTCATTATTGCTTTagagcagtcttttttttttttttttaaagacagctAACATTTCGAAGATCTTCTTTTGATAGCTCTTTATGATCTTTGACCACTTTTCCATTGGGGAActctagatctttttcagaaaactgctttctaatccatacttactttcttttttacttgtaAAGATAATATTTTGAATCCACGCATTGGGTTGATTTAGATTACTAGAGTCAATCTAATGCTTTAGCCTGTTAAAATCCTGTTGTTTCCTGTCTCCCTAATGCATAGGTATAATCATGCTGCATTCTTACTCAAAAACCTTCactggctccccattgcctacaggtttaaatacaaactccttagcctCGTATTTAAGGCCATCTAAAATCTTCTTCAATCTACCTTTCCCACTTTATTTCTAGCCAAATGAGACAATTAGCTCTTTCTGTAGGTCACCctgtcctcttctccctccttgaaATTATATAGGCTATATTTCACTGGCTTGTCCCAAATCACACAACTAACTTTCTGTCTTTATTTATGTATActtattctttctttcaaaagaatgtaaactcaggggcagctgggtggctcagtggattgagagccaggcctagagaccagagggcCTAGGtaaagctggtctcagacactcctagctgtgtgactttgggcaagttacttaaccctactgcctagcctttaacactcttctgtgttggaaccaatacacagtagtaattctaaaatggaagctaagggttaaaaaaaaaaaaaagaatgtatacccCTTGAAGGCAGGCAGCTTCATTGTTTTGGTCTCTGAATCCCTATAGTGTcccataggtacttaataaatcagCGGATGAATAAATGGGTGGCAAGGCTGTGAAATTCTTACCACTGAACATTTTCCACTGGGCTAACTCTAACTTAGAGGGAAAAGTTACAAATAGGAGCCCAAGCAACATTTActttttcaaaattctaatttCAGTGATAAGTGTTGTTAAAGGGCAAGCTTTTAGTGCTTGTgctaaaaattaaaagcaaaagttTGGCTgagttttcttgttttctcttgaGGGTATTTTACCCATCACAGTGAGATTCCTGGGATTAATGCAATTACTTAGTTGATTTTGAGCCCAGATTTCCCCATTTGGAATTTCAAACCACTTTTAGGATATTTGTTGTATACAAAACAAGCAAAAATCCTAGACAGATCACAGTCACAACATGTTGGCGGCCTGTTATTGGCAGGGCAATCACAGGGAGAAGACAAGGTTATTAACAAGAACTGTCAGTATTCCCCAGAGTTGACAAGGAGTTTTCTGCACTTGTGACAGTGCATTGAACAAACTCTTCCTGGAAATGAGAGCTGAGGTTGGCCAGGAGGGAAAACCTGCAGCCTTGATAATGAGAACAGGGTTCCCACCTCCCTTCCAAAACACTGGGCCGACAAACACCTGATGATGATTACACAGTGCAGGAAAGAGCTGGAAGGCAGTTATCCAGCTGGCCTGAGATGGACAATGGAATATCTTGCTCCATCTCTCACACAAGCAAGCTGTCCttgacaaactggaaaaaaagaagactcTCAGGACCGATGATCACTGGGAGGACATCTGGGTAGAGTGGTGAATGAGGCTGAAgagtttaagttttttttttcttttaatggaaaAGGAGCCCTAATCAAGGTTATTTGTTCTATAATTATTCCtttaaggtattttatattttatttgttacattaatacATTACATTCATTATATTTGTTGTGTAAATATCttgttatttatataataaaaattaatcccTTAAAATACACTGCTTCATTTCTGCTTTCTtcagattgtcttttttttttttttcgtccTCACCCTCGTCTACTCTTCCCCAATAGCTCCCAAGTCTAGGAAGCAGACAACTTATTGATAAAGCTACCAAAATAAGAAGTTCTACTCTAATGCCTCATTGCACTAGGCCCTTTGCCACGCTGGTATATTAAGGGATTGTGCCAGTTGTAGGTGAGAGCTAGCAGAGCTGATAAGCCagaaagaattaagaattaagaatatGGTGCTTATGAGAGACAGCATATGCTCTAGAAAATCCAGCCTGGCTTGGCATGGAAAACTGTGTCTCCAGCACACTGTCCATTTGGTGATGAATTTTTTTGGCCCCAGTCATACCAACATGCCAATTTCATCCTATCCCTTCCTGAGACGTGATTCTACCAATACCCGTACTGTCAAGCGCATCAAATCTgaattcttctgcctttctaatcTTATTGTTCA encodes:
- the PARD6G gene encoding partitioning defective 6 homolog gamma, which produces MNRSFNKSQSLRFFDCNAVEVKSKFGAEFRRFSLDRYKPGKFEDFYKLILHIHHISNMDVMIGYADVHGDLLPINNDDNFFKAVSSANPLLRVFIQRQEEVDYCNFGTSTLTRKKKVLVTLRNDNLRRRPHLNISMPHDFRPVSSIIDVDILPETHRRVRLYRHGCEKPLGFYIRDGTSVRVTPHGLEKVPGIFISRMVPGGLAESTGLLAVNDEVLEVNGIEVAGKTLDQVTDMMIANSHNLIITVKPANQRNNIIRSSRMSGSSGQSTDSTASHHSLPSSHVLQNFHPDEMESDEETDIVIEGALEPQHISKTPSLPSGSLSRVNGTNFSHRLPRDLTLNNSSRENKDAINKLLSTIKSDPRQSLVIPRGGIEEDGTVITL